A genome region from Bacteroides stercoris ATCC 43183 includes the following:
- a CDS encoding DUF1643 domain-containing protein yields the protein MNKKIMQKGWFYEYEVEEKYRRSYNCELTDVRYVLGEQFDTDKRNVLICIGVNPSMAMPNFLDPTLRRVQAYTKKSGEYGAWYMLNVYPQRATNPNNMDTDDNYCMEIHLRNLAAIEELLSTIEQADVWCAWGAVIDDTKRTYLSELLFGNEDKNIQGIISLFSGNYHFKAYGATIKGYPKHPLLIEKEAKLKVLNEVGLEELSDRIKKVLYDN from the coding sequence ATGAACAAAAAAATAATGCAAAAGGGTTGGTTTTATGAATATGAGGTTGAAGAAAAATATCGAAGAAGCTATAATTGCGAACTTACAGATGTGCGTTACGTGTTAGGGGAACAATTCGATACGGATAAACGGAATGTATTGATTTGTATTGGCGTCAATCCTAGTATGGCAATGCCAAACTTCCTTGATCCAACACTAAGGAGAGTGCAAGCCTATACAAAAAAAAGCGGTGAATATGGAGCATGGTACATGTTGAATGTCTATCCGCAAAGAGCGACTAATCCAAATAATATGGATACAGATGATAATTATTGCATGGAGATTCATCTACGTAATCTTGCAGCCATAGAAGAACTGTTATCTACTATTGAACAGGCAGATGTGTGGTGCGCTTGGGGTGCGGTTATTGACGATACAAAACGGACATACTTGTCTGAACTGTTATTCGGAAATGAAGATAAGAACATACAAGGTATAATCAGTTTGTTCAGTGGAAATTATCATTTCAAAGCATATGGGGCTACTATAAAGGGCTATCCCAAGCATCCCCTTTTGATAGAAAAAGAAGCCAAATTGAAAGTTTTAAACGAAGTGGGATTGGAAGAATTATCAGATAGAATTAAAAAAGTATTATACGATAACTAA
- a CDS encoding helix-turn-helix domain-containing protein, translated as MKSEIDLFVINKIKEKRKELKVSQRGMAEILDCSAGFIGQVESENSDTKYSVHQLYLIAKDFNCSPADFFPPINSKT; from the coding sequence ATGAAGTCAGAGATCGATTTATTTGTGATTAATAAGATTAAAGAAAAGAGGAAAGAACTAAAAGTATCTCAGCGAGGTATGGCTGAGATATTAGATTGTTCCGCTGGTTTCATAGGACAAGTTGAAAGTGAAAACTCTGATACTAAATATAGTGTACATCAACTTTATCTCATTGCTAAAGATTTTAATTGCTCACCTGCTGATTTTTTCCCTCCGATCAACTCTAAAACTTAA
- a CDS encoding HU family DNA-binding protein has product MNKKELVDAIAEETGMNKKESRKLLNVIIGIVIEEMKKDGKLLLMGFGTFFVKQKPARRGMNPSTFVPIEIPAKRVVYFRPSAYLNSLLKRKRGRKRIVRN; this is encoded by the coding sequence ATGAATAAAAAGGAATTGGTAGATGCCATTGCAGAGGAAACGGGAATGAATAAAAAAGAATCTCGAAAGCTACTCAACGTAATAATTGGTATTGTCATTGAAGAGATGAAAAAAGATGGGAAACTGCTTCTTATGGGGTTCGGAACATTCTTTGTAAAACAAAAGCCTGCAAGGAGGGGAATGAACCCTAGCACTTTTGTGCCTATTGAGATACCTGCAAAGAGAGTTGTGTATTTTAGACCTAGCGCTTATTTGAATTCTTTGTTGAAGCGAAAAAGAGGACGAAAGCGGATAGTCAGAAACTAA
- a CDS encoding DUF4406 domain-containing protein: protein MKIYISGQITGLKEKEAKIYFDRAEKMLLEKGYNPVNPMRINPPIKNKSWKDYMIDDLRLLFDCEAIYLIDNWQMSKGARIEYYIAKELGMSIIETIE from the coding sequence ATGAAAATATACATCTCAGGACAGATAACAGGACTGAAAGAAAAAGAGGCAAAAATCTATTTTGACAGAGCTGAAAAAATGTTACTAGAAAAAGGTTATAATCCGGTAAATCCAATGCGTATCAATCCTCCGATAAAAAATAAATCATGGAAAGATTACATGATAGATGATTTGAGGCTTTTATTTGATTGTGAGGCGATTTATCTTATTGATAATTGGCAGATGTCTAAAGGGGCAAGAATCGAATATTATATTGCGAAAGAGCTTGGAATGAGTATAATAGAGACTATAGAATAA
- a CDS encoding IS4 family transposase, whose product MFQDKYVFSQLTAFLNRTQFNNYVRKYDGNRYVKHFTCWNQMLAMMFGQLSNRESLRDLVVAFEAHRAKQYHLGLGREPIAKTTLATANQNRDYRIFEDFAFYMMKEACEKRTTNILDISGKKYAFDSTTIPLCLATFPWAKFRSKKGGVKAHVLYDIEAQVPAFYTVTTASKHDSTAMSSIHYEPNAYYIFDRAYDSFKELYRIHLTDSFFVVRAKTNLKYKTVRWKRRMPKNIMTDAEVKLTGYLSEKKYPESFRLVRYYDEEDDREFTFLTNAKQLSALDVADLYKKRWLIELFFKWLKQHLKIKKFWGTTENAVRIQISVAIITYCLVAIVQHDMKLKRSTYEVLQILSISLTDKTHLRDLFDKTNFNDVKDLNDPLIPGLFD is encoded by the coding sequence ATGTTCCAAGACAAATACGTATTCTCTCAATTAACCGCTTTTCTGAACAGGACTCAGTTCAACAACTATGTTCGCAAGTATGATGGCAACAGATATGTGAAACATTTCACTTGCTGGAATCAGATGCTCGCGATGATGTTTGGACAACTGAGTAACCGTGAGAGCCTGCGAGACTTAGTCGTTGCTTTCGAGGCGCATAGGGCCAAGCAATATCATCTTGGTTTAGGTCGTGAACCGATAGCCAAGACAACTCTTGCGACAGCGAACCAGAACCGTGATTACAGAATCTTCGAAGACTTTGCATTCTATATGATGAAGGAAGCCTGCGAGAAGCGGACGACCAACATCCTTGACATTTCCGGAAAGAAATATGCGTTTGATTCAACAACGATTCCGTTGTGTCTTGCAACATTCCCATGGGCAAAGTTCCGAAGCAAGAAAGGAGGGGTGAAAGCTCATGTCTTATACGACATTGAAGCACAAGTTCCTGCCTTCTATACTGTAACTACTGCATCAAAGCATGATTCCACAGCAATGTCTTCAATCCATTATGAACCAAATGCTTATTATATATTCGACAGGGCTTATGACTCCTTTAAAGAACTCTATAGGATACATCTTACAGACTCTTTCTTTGTTGTCAGAGCCAAGACGAACTTAAAGTATAAGACAGTCAGATGGAAGCGAAGAATGCCAAAGAACATAATGACAGATGCGGAAGTGAAACTGACCGGATATCTCTCCGAGAAAAAATATCCTGAGTCATTCAGACTCGTCCGATATTACGACGAAGAGGATGACCGTGAGTTCACTTTTTTGACGAATGCAAAACAACTTTCTGCACTGGATGTCGCCGATCTTTATAAGAAAAGATGGTTAATCGAGCTGTTCTTCAAATGGCTCAAGCAGCATCTCAAGATAAAGAAATTCTGGGGCACAACAGAGAACGCTGTTCGCATACAAATCAGTGTGGCTATTATCACGTACTGTCTTGTGGCTATTGTCCAACATGATATGAAGTTGAAACGTTCAACCTATGAAGTTTTACAAATTCTCAGCATATCATTGACTGACAAAACCCACTTGCGTGACCTGTTCGACAAGACTAATTTCAATGATGTCAAAGATCTAAATGATCCCCTGATTCCGGGGCTTTTTGATTAA
- a CDS encoding phage/plasmid primase, P4 family, protein MDAVKRNVLNELCRLVQEHNISFKSLDNDKSKAGLIVEVVNTVLWLADKAESDFVWRGGTHYIYVKTHWEQITSKEITQLLTTVANLGEIHEYKAKHHRFGEELYKQFRSVVKDMETQNTDVVKINCDNGTVVFGANFVELRPFDKRDCFFYKLNYSYKPDATAPEFQRVLNEALPLDGQMILQEYIASIFFPRFNHQKALLLYGHGGEGKSLIINIISAALGRDNVVERSVESLCAEESRTVADLENKLLNICYEMGSKFNISNFKRLVSKEPMTAKRLYMDPYTIYDYASLLFACNELPKNIEYTNAYFRRLMILPFLNQIPVEKQDRTLGERVIQNELSGILNWIIKGAERLLAQGCFSKSELVDRALAEYRVDADSVASFIDDSNYEKSTENKDCMALKYLFEGYMNYCSESNCHACSRKTFSSRLKGLGFQLVRKSQGMFVFIKKVPLDVTAAEEIKSNKEWTLEEDYSLKNIFI, encoded by the coding sequence ATGGATGCAGTAAAAAGAAACGTACTGAATGAGCTCTGTAGACTTGTCCAAGAACATAACATCTCTTTCAAAAGTCTGGATAATGATAAAAGTAAAGCTGGTTTGATCGTAGAGGTGGTAAATACTGTCTTGTGGTTGGCTGATAAAGCAGAATCTGATTTTGTGTGGAGAGGTGGTACACATTATATATATGTGAAAACCCATTGGGAGCAGATAACTTCTAAAGAAATAACTCAGCTTCTTACAACTGTTGCTAATCTTGGGGAAATCCATGAGTATAAGGCAAAACACCATCGGTTTGGGGAAGAGTTGTATAAGCAATTCCGCTCGGTCGTGAAAGACATGGAGACTCAAAATACAGACGTTGTTAAAATAAATTGCGACAATGGAACAGTTGTATTTGGAGCTAATTTTGTAGAACTACGTCCTTTTGATAAAAGAGATTGTTTCTTTTATAAGTTGAATTATAGCTATAAACCTGATGCCACTGCTCCTGAATTCCAGCGAGTCTTGAATGAAGCTTTGCCTTTGGACGGACAAATGATATTACAAGAATATATTGCCAGCATTTTCTTTCCTCGTTTCAACCATCAGAAGGCTTTGCTTTTATATGGACATGGTGGAGAAGGTAAGAGTTTGATAATAAATATTATCTCTGCTGCCTTAGGGCGAGATAATGTTGTAGAGCGTTCTGTTGAGAGTTTGTGTGCAGAAGAGAGCCGTACAGTTGCTGATTTGGAAAACAAACTATTGAATATATGCTATGAAATGGGTTCTAAATTTAATATATCCAACTTTAAAAGGCTGGTATCCAAAGAACCCATGACTGCCAAGCGCCTATATATGGATCCGTATACTATATATGATTATGCAAGCCTACTGTTTGCTTGTAATGAACTACCTAAGAATATAGAATATACGAATGCGTATTTTAGAAGATTGATGATTCTACCTTTTCTCAATCAAATTCCGGTAGAAAAGCAAGATAGAACACTTGGCGAAAGAGTTATACAAAATGAACTGAGCGGAATCTTGAATTGGATAATCAAAGGTGCAGAGCGATTGCTTGCACAAGGTTGTTTCTCTAAAAGTGAATTGGTAGATAGAGCGTTAGCCGAGTATCGGGTTGACGCTGATAGTGTAGCGTCTTTCATTGATGATAGTAACTATGAAAAATCAACAGAAAACAAAGACTGTATGGCGCTCAAATATTTGTTTGAGGGATACATGAATTATTGTAGCGAATCAAACTGCCATGCGTGTTCACGCAAGACATTTTCGTCACGTTTAAAAGGGCTGGGGTTTCAATTAGTTCGTAAGTCACAGGGCATGTTTGTTTTTATTAAAAAAGTACCTCTTGATGTTACTGCTGCAGAAGAAATTAAATCGAATAAGGAATGGACTTTAGAAGAAGATTATTCATTAAAAAACATATTTATATGA
- a CDS encoding helix-turn-helix domain-containing protein produces MANIIVCDAKELQALVRAEVEAAVTAVLSAQNKQSQKRNVAPAYLGRNDAAELLRISLSTLGRLVQQGHLKCRKVGRRSLFLLSDLEKVVLTLNQ; encoded by the coding sequence ATGGCAAATATTATTGTATGCGATGCAAAAGAACTTCAAGCTCTAGTACGAGCGGAAGTAGAAGCGGCTGTTACTGCTGTATTGAGTGCTCAAAACAAGCAATCTCAAAAGAGAAATGTTGCTCCCGCTTACTTGGGGCGCAATGATGCAGCCGAACTGTTAAGAATTAGCCTCTCTACTTTAGGACGGTTAGTCCAACAAGGACATCTAAAATGTAGAAAAGTAGGTCGTAGGTCTCTCTTTCTTCTCTCAGATTTAGAAAAAGTAGTGCTAACGCTTAATCAGTAA
- a CDS encoding tyrosine-type recombinase/integrase has product MNNKNIFTQNCVKYSLKNATQEFSLIRLRMTIGGVRFSYCLPVEYKIKSSYWDKEAGKAIEDVKRNNELKGNPMLQVALRNINKEIEKTTNTLIKIIESYKSRDITPTASLIKEELIKALKKKKEEEKPIFPDFISYIDYYMDLCKQGKILNVDGTKLSPATLATYKSTRNILKKYAAARNITIKIEAVNLEFRNDFINFLYDIKHHNGEYKLNSIGKFIKTIKVFMRHAFDNNVTTNNSVFKKDFVPLKEEANTIYLTENELAALYALELPTNQAEVRDCFLISCYTGLRYSDISRLSMEHINLEKNTITIVTYKTRNQVVIPIHRIVKEILERYGNKLPKPQCNQSTNRMLKKLCEQAGITEIISYTETVGGTHKECTARKCDKVTTHTARRSFATNAYKRNVPTLAIMAITGHKTETSFMKYIRISKEENAQLLQTHEFFV; this is encoded by the coding sequence ATGAATAATAAGAATATCTTTACTCAGAACTGCGTCAAATACTCACTGAAGAATGCAACGCAAGAGTTCTCCTTGATACGTCTGCGTATGACGATCGGTGGGGTTCGCTTTAGCTACTGCCTACCAGTGGAATACAAAATCAAATCTTCATATTGGGATAAGGAAGCAGGAAAAGCCATAGAAGATGTCAAAAGGAATAACGAGCTAAAAGGCAATCCCATGCTGCAAGTTGCGCTGCGTAACATCAATAAAGAAATTGAAAAAACGACTAATACCTTAATTAAAATAATAGAGAGCTACAAAAGTCGGGACATAACTCCGACAGCCAGTCTGATAAAGGAAGAGTTAATAAAGGCACTTAAGAAGAAGAAGGAAGAAGAGAAACCGATATTCCCCGACTTTATATCTTATATAGACTATTACATGGATTTATGCAAACAAGGTAAAATACTAAATGTGGATGGTACAAAATTGTCTCCAGCTACCTTAGCTACCTATAAATCCACAAGGAATATTTTAAAGAAATATGCAGCAGCCCGTAATATAACGATAAAGATAGAAGCTGTTAATCTAGAATTTCGTAATGACTTCATAAACTTTCTATATGATATAAAGCATCATAACGGTGAATACAAACTGAACTCAATTGGTAAGTTTATAAAGACGATTAAGGTGTTCATGCGCCATGCTTTCGATAACAATGTCACTACAAATAATAGTGTATTCAAGAAGGACTTCGTTCCGTTAAAGGAAGAAGCAAATACAATCTACCTTACCGAAAACGAGTTAGCTGCCTTGTATGCTCTTGAATTGCCAACTAATCAGGCAGAGGTTAGGGATTGCTTCTTGATTTCGTGTTATACGGGGCTAAGATATTCTGACATATCCAGACTAAGTATGGAGCATATTAATCTGGAAAAAAACACAATAACAATAGTTACTTATAAAACACGTAATCAAGTCGTGATCCCGATACATCGAATTGTAAAGGAGATATTGGAGCGCTATGGAAACAAACTGCCGAAACCGCAATGTAACCAATCAACGAACCGAATGCTTAAAAAGTTATGTGAACAGGCTGGTATTACGGAAATTATATCATATACCGAAACCGTTGGTGGAACACATAAGGAATGTACAGCCCGTAAATGTGACAAAGTTACTACCCATACAGCCCGTAGGAGTTTTGCTACCAATGCGTATAAACGAAACGTGCCTACGCTAGCAATAATGGCAATTACTGGGCATAAGACTGAAACTTCATTCATGAAGTACATCCGCATTAGTAAAGAGGAAAATGCCCAGTTGTTGCAAACACACGAATTCTTCGTCTAA
- a CDS encoding ImmA/IrrE family metallo-endopeptidase, whose product MGVRGIRRKGASPIKLNAEAMLDYASHNDLIINNQLDIDRLIKDYNITIRKAPLSPEISGKLEKEGEQWTIVVNSKHNDARQRYTLAHEFAHYCLHRNDYSVFEDTAFFRKEENKTMIEYEANQFAAELLMPEKSIKAAISEDILSLKELAKRFGVSLIAMRNRLIDLGYKLIDDEE is encoded by the coding sequence ATGGGAGTTCGAGGAATAAGACGAAAAGGAGCTTCTCCAATTAAATTGAATGCAGAAGCGATGTTAGATTATGCATCTCATAATGATTTGATTATTAATAATCAATTAGATATAGATCGCTTAATTAAAGATTATAATATAACAATTAGGAAAGCCCCCTTGTCACCTGAAATATCAGGTAAATTGGAAAAAGAGGGGGAACAATGGACAATAGTAGTGAATTCTAAGCATAATGACGCTAGGCAAAGATATACTTTAGCGCACGAATTCGCCCATTATTGTTTACATCGGAATGATTACTCAGTATTTGAGGACACGGCTTTTTTTAGAAAAGAGGAAAATAAAACTATGATAGAGTATGAAGCAAATCAATTTGCTGCAGAATTACTTATGCCTGAGAAATCTATAAAAGCAGCAATATCAGAAGATATTTTATCTTTAAAAGAGTTAGCTAAAAGGTTTGGAGTATCTCTTATTGCTATGAGAAACAGACTTATTGATTTAGGTTATAAATTGATTGACGATGAAGAATAA
- a CDS encoding beta family protein: MKNKYGLLFKTGDSEIRALRNFSNKKGIFPIIELTRGRKTKKDTIGDIQKRIDQLAECFGNMDIILDLTTEPALSSTQIDMFYIPDNGYKNWINFLIEIKEKDIFKDIYPSILLNVDDDYFEDNLEKQVSSILKKFSGISYRCNIEDEGYSDDIDIISKSISSDKKFFFIIDCSYIRASELSSCKEQAVRIIEDVYNKIPHVNFILASTSFPDKIGEDDSSTLQLTEIRLYREVSKAIPDISIMYSDYGSINPIRNDNVIMANGWRPRIDVPLETEIFYYRRRKVPKGYAVTYSLVAVDATRDKRFPSEIKNWGINQIIIAADGASPGSSPSFWISVRMNIYIEQQLRRLSLR, encoded by the coding sequence ATGAAGAATAAATATGGACTTTTGTTTAAGACTGGAGATTCAGAGATAAGGGCTCTTAGAAACTTTTCTAATAAAAAAGGAATATTTCCTATTATAGAATTAACAAGAGGTCGAAAAACTAAGAAAGACACGATTGGAGATATTCAAAAGCGGATAGATCAGTTAGCAGAATGTTTTGGCAACATGGATATTATTTTAGATTTAACTACGGAGCCAGCATTGTCCAGTACTCAAATTGATATGTTTTATATACCAGATAACGGATATAAAAACTGGATTAACTTTTTAATAGAAATAAAGGAGAAAGATATATTCAAAGACATTTATCCTTCAATATTATTAAATGTTGATGATGATTATTTTGAAGATAATTTAGAAAAACAAGTATCTTCAATTTTGAAAAAATTTAGCGGAATTTCCTATAGATGTAATATTGAAGATGAAGGATATAGCGATGATATAGATATTATATCAAAATCAATATCAAGTGACAAAAAATTCTTTTTTATTATTGATTGTAGCTATATCCGAGCTTCTGAATTATCTTCATGCAAAGAACAAGCTGTGAGGATTATTGAAGATGTTTATAATAAAATACCTCATGTAAACTTCATATTGGCATCAACATCATTTCCTGACAAAATCGGTGAGGATGATTCATCTACACTTCAACTAACAGAAATCCGCTTATACCGAGAGGTTTCAAAGGCTATTCCAGATATAAGTATCATGTATAGTGATTATGGTAGTATAAATCCTATTAGAAATGATAATGTCATAATGGCAAATGGCTGGCGACCAAGAATTGACGTTCCTTTAGAAACAGAAATTTTTTACTATCGGAGAAGAAAGGTACCTAAAGGATATGCTGTAACCTATTCCTTAGTAGCTGTAGATGCAACAAGAGATAAGAGATTCCCGTCTGAAATTAAAAATTGGGGAATAAACCAAATTATTATTGCAGCAGATGGCGCTTCTCCAGGTTCATCACCTTCATTTTGGATATCTGTCAGAATGAATATTTACATCGAGCAACAATTAAGACGTCTATCGTTAAGATAA
- a CDS encoding sce7726 family protein — translation MNLDSNSFIIKARFIDHILNSFCSDNICIGQEVMYGTNRLLADLVLVADGKLYAFEIKAYNDDLRRIENQLANYRKIFDFIYVITTENHLANIRNIHQKKVGIYVFNPDGTISEKRRALEQKVFSKEDALNTIPALFLKKYFSLPSTLTADQVRGKLMNCKREIVKNSLHSYMKSIISYKYENFIENKGEVVHFEDVSILSLRNYSVLK, via the coding sequence ATGAATTTAGATAGTAATAGTTTCATTATTAAAGCTCGTTTTATCGACCATATATTAAATTCTTTCTGTTCTGATAATATTTGTATTGGGCAAGAAGTAATGTATGGTACTAATCGTCTTTTGGCTGACTTGGTTTTAGTTGCTGATGGCAAATTATATGCATTTGAGATAAAGGCATACAATGATGATCTACGACGAATAGAGAACCAGCTAGCTAATTATAGAAAAATATTTGATTTCATATATGTAATAACTACAGAAAATCATCTAGCAAATATTAGAAATATTCATCAAAAAAAAGTTGGAATTTATGTGTTTAATCCTGACGGTACAATCTCAGAAAAGAGAAGAGCTCTTGAACAAAAAGTCTTCTCCAAAGAAGATGCTTTAAATACAATTCCAGCCCTTTTTTTAAAAAAATATTTTTCACTCCCTTCTACATTGACTGCAGATCAAGTAAGAGGAAAATTGATGAATTGTAAAAGAGAAATAGTGAAAAATAGCCTTCACTCTTATATGAAAAGTATAATATCATATAAGTATGAAAACTTTATTGAGAATAAAGGTGAGGTGGTACATTTTGAAGATGTATCAATCCTTTCTTTAAGAAACTATTCTGTTTTAAAATGA
- a CDS encoding IS1182 family transposase yields MTKIHFRPYNPNQTVLFPQRIDEDIAENDPVRMVDALVEGLNLESFRKLYKECGRSPYHPKMMLKVILYAYMNNIYSCRKIEKLLHRDIHYIWLAGYEKPDFITINRFRNRVKKEINEVFTQTVLLLSSKGFISLNVEYIDGTKLESKANKYTFVWRKTVERNRERLMKKIHVLLGQIDDVIAQEKSSENNEEVEFTPAMLTEMAGELRHALEQVSEPSAKEEKTELKKKRKQLKELEEHRDKLQEYDCHLETLQERNSYSKTDKDATFMRMKEDAMRNGQTKPGYNLQIGTENQFITDFALFPNPTDTLTLIPFLQSFSNRYERMAHTVVADSGYGSEENYRFMSENGMEAYVKYNYFHMEQRPRFKPAPFKAENFYYNEEHDFCICPMGQRMRRIGTRNVKTASGYVSENARYRAVRCEGCPLRCRCFKAKGNRTIELNHRLRQYKRRAKELLCSEKGLKHRGQRCIEPEAVFGQIKNNMNYKRFRHFGKDKVFMDFAFLAIAFNIKKMCAKLTKEDTKWLIGWFYELTVALFRCWRHINQRNLRIIAA; encoded by the coding sequence ATGACAAAGATACATTTTCGTCCTTACAATCCCAACCAAACCGTTCTTTTTCCTCAAAGAATTGATGAGGATATTGCAGAAAACGATCCGGTGCGCATGGTTGACGCCCTGGTTGAGGGCTTGAATCTTGAAAGTTTCAGAAAACTGTATAAGGAATGCGGTCGCAGCCCTTACCACCCCAAGATGATGCTCAAGGTCATTCTGTATGCCTATATGAACAACATCTACTCCTGCCGGAAAATTGAAAAACTCCTTCACCGTGACATCCATTATATCTGGCTGGCCGGATATGAGAAACCGGATTTCATTACCATCAACCGTTTCCGCAACCGGGTGAAGAAGGAAATTAACGAAGTGTTTACGCAAACCGTACTTCTTCTCTCTTCCAAAGGCTTCATCAGCCTGAATGTGGAATATATTGACGGGACAAAGCTCGAATCCAAAGCCAACAAGTACACTTTCGTCTGGCGAAAAACGGTTGAGCGGAACCGTGAACGCCTGATGAAGAAGATACATGTCCTGTTAGGGCAGATAGACGATGTCATTGCTCAGGAGAAGTCATCAGAGAACAATGAGGAAGTTGAGTTCACTCCGGCCATGCTGACTGAAATGGCAGGAGAATTGCGTCATGCACTGGAACAGGTTTCCGAGCCATCCGCGAAAGAGGAAAAGACTGAACTGAAAAAGAAACGCAAACAGCTGAAGGAACTGGAAGAACACAGGGACAAACTGCAGGAATACGACTGCCATCTGGAAACACTGCAAGAGAGGAATTCCTATTCCAAGACGGACAAGGACGCTACTTTTATGAGAATGAAGGAGGATGCCATGCGCAACGGACAGACGAAGCCCGGTTACAACCTTCAAATCGGCACCGAAAATCAGTTCATCACCGATTTTGCACTCTTCCCGAACCCTACGGATACACTGACCCTGATTCCTTTCCTGCAATCTTTTTCAAACAGGTATGAACGGATGGCCCATACGGTGGTTGCTGATTCCGGCTATGGCTCCGAAGAGAATTACCGCTTCATGTCCGAAAACGGCATGGAAGCCTACGTAAAGTACAACTATTTCCACATGGAGCAGCGGCCGAGATTCAAACCGGCCCCGTTCAAGGCCGAAAACTTCTACTACAATGAAGAACATGACTTCTGCATCTGCCCTATGGGGCAAAGGATGCGGAGGATAGGCACCAGGAATGTGAAAACCGCATCCGGATATGTCAGCGAAAATGCACGGTACAGAGCTGTCAGGTGTGAAGGTTGTCCCCTGCGATGCCGCTGTTTTAAAGCAAAAGGAAACAGGACGATAGAACTGAATCATAGGCTTAGACAATACAAGCGGAGAGCCAAAGAACTGCTCTGCTCTGAGAAAGGACTGAAACACAGAGGGCAGAGATGCATAGAACCGGAGGCCGTGTTCGGACAAATTAAAAACAATATGAACTACAAACGTTTCCGACATTTTGGAAAGGACAAGGTCTTCATGGACTTTGCCTTCCTAGCCATTGCCTTCAATATAAAAAAAATGTGTGCAAAACTGACAAAAGAAGATACGAAATGGCTGATTGGATGGTTTTATGAACTTACTGTCGCTTTATTTAGATGCTGGAGACACATAAATCAAAGAAATCTTCGAATTATCGCAGCTTAA
- a CDS encoding PepSY-like domain-containing protein, whose translation MKKFIMMLVCMFAVHTMVMADNDRPIQVNQLPAKAQTFIKTYFKNHKVALAKMESGVFYKSYDVVFTNGEKVEFDKAGEWKEVRCRQSEVPAQVVPEAIRNYVKTNYPDARILEIEFDHNEYEIKLSNRWEITFDSQMRVIDIDD comes from the coding sequence ATGAAAAAGTTTATTATGATGTTAGTTTGTATGTTTGCAGTGCACACAATGGTAATGGCAGATAACGATAGACCGATACAGGTAAACCAGTTACCGGCAAAAGCGCAGACATTTATCAAGACTTATTTCAAAAACCATAAAGTGGCATTAGCCAAAATGGAATCGGGAGTATTCTACAAAAGCTATGATGTAGTCTTTACAAATGGAGAGAAAGTAGAATTCGATAAAGCGGGAGAGTGGAAGGAAGTGCGGTGCAGACAAAGTGAAGTTCCCGCACAAGTTGTACCGGAAGCAATCCGTAATTATGTAAAGACCAACTATCCGGATGCAAGAATTCTCGAAATAGAATTCGATCATAATGAATATGAGATAAAATTGTCCAATCGTTGGGAAATTACATTCGACTCTCAAATGAGAGTAATCGATATCGACGATTGA